One window of Macrococcus sp. 19Msa1099 genomic DNA carries:
- the purH gene encoding bifunctional phosphoribosylaminoimidazolecarboxamide formyltransferase/IMP cyclohydrolase — MRKALLSVSDKTGIIPFAQQLTELNFELYSTGGTKKALEDNNIAVKSVSELTNFPEIMDGRVKTLHPNIHGGILADRSNPEHIKAMETHGIQPLDLVVVNLYPFEATVANPDVTEMDAIENIDIGGPTMLRSSAKNFKHVITVVDPADYEEVIEKLKADTLDETFRKQLMIKVFTHTNKYDAAIVNFFSDNTSTLRYGENPHQKARFIRTDTKPNTLAGARILHGKPLSFNNIKDADATLFLVKQFDMPAAVAVKHMNPCGVGTGEVVSEAFQNAYDADSQSIFGGIVALNREVDKATAEKMHAIFLEVIIAPKFSDEALEILTAKKNIRLLEIDMDTDKDEEEFVSVSGGYLVQDKDLLNVTRNDMRVVTETEPTEAQWKAIELGWKVVKSVKSNAIVLANDKQTVGIGAGQMNRVGAAKIAIERAIEMNDDVILASDGFFPMSDTVETAYAAGIKCIVQPGGSIKDQDSIDKANECGIAMVMTDVRHFKH, encoded by the coding sequence ATGAGAAAAGCATTACTAAGTGTGTCAGATAAAACGGGGATCATTCCATTTGCACAGCAGTTAACAGAACTTAACTTTGAACTTTATTCAACTGGTGGTACGAAAAAGGCATTAGAAGACAATAATATTGCGGTAAAGTCAGTCAGTGAACTAACAAACTTTCCTGAAATTATGGACGGACGTGTGAAGACATTACACCCGAACATTCACGGTGGGATATTAGCGGACCGCAGCAACCCTGAGCACATAAAAGCAATGGAGACTCACGGTATTCAGCCGTTAGATTTAGTGGTCGTGAATCTCTATCCATTTGAAGCGACAGTTGCAAATCCAGACGTTACTGAAATGGATGCCATCGAGAATATCGATATCGGTGGGCCGACAATGTTACGTTCATCAGCAAAGAACTTCAAGCATGTCATCACTGTTGTAGACCCGGCAGATTACGAGGAAGTCATCGAAAAATTAAAAGCCGATACTTTAGACGAGACATTCCGTAAACAGCTGATGATCAAGGTGTTCACACACACAAATAAATACGATGCAGCAATTGTTAACTTCTTCAGCGATAATACATCAACGCTGCGTTACGGTGAAAACCCGCATCAGAAGGCGCGTTTCATCAGGACAGATACAAAACCGAACACTTTAGCTGGTGCACGCATTCTGCACGGCAAGCCGCTGAGCTTTAACAATATTAAAGATGCAGATGCAACACTGTTCTTAGTGAAGCAGTTTGATATGCCTGCTGCAGTTGCTGTGAAGCATATGAATCCTTGTGGTGTCGGAACAGGCGAAGTCGTCAGCGAAGCATTCCAGAATGCATATGATGCTGACAGCCAGAGTATCTTCGGAGGAATCGTCGCATTAAACCGTGAAGTGGATAAAGCAACTGCTGAAAAGATGCACGCCATCTTCCTGGAAGTAATCATCGCGCCGAAGTTCAGCGACGAGGCACTTGAAATATTGACGGCGAAGAAAAACATTCGACTGCTTGAAATTGATATGGATACAGATAAAGATGAAGAAGAGTTCGTATCTGTTTCTGGGGGCTATCTCGTTCAGGATAAAGATCTGCTGAACGTAACGCGTAATGATATGCGTGTCGTAACAGAGACAGAACCGACAGAAGCACAATGGAAAGCAATTGAACTTGGCTGGAAAGTCGTTAAAAGCGTGAAGAGTAACGCCATCGTCCTTGCAAACGATAAGCAGACAGTCGGAATCGGTGCGGGGCAGATGAATCGTGTCGGTGCAGCGAAGATTGCCATCGAACGTGCCATTGAAATGAACGATGATGTCATCCTTGCAAGTGATGGCTTCTTCCCGATGTCTGATACGGTGGAAACTGCGTATG